A genome region from Coprococcus phoceensis includes the following:
- a CDS encoding 5-methyltetrahydropteroyltriglutamate--homocysteine S-methyltransferase has product MSKNAPFRYDFVGSFLRPAQLKQARADFESGKISEKQLEEVENEAIRDLVEKQKAAGYHVITDGEFRRSYWHLDFMWGLNGVEHIELDHGYFFHGEETTHGSVAVSGKISGEGHPFVEHFKFVKQFEDENTVARQTIPAPAQLLAELFREENGKNTVKFYPDEEVLIQDIAKAYRTVIKELYEAGCRNIQFDDCTWGMFCDKKYWEARQQDCVTIESEAEKYLRLNNLAIEGRPEDLVITTHVCRGNYHSTWASSGGYEPVAKYLFANENVDAYYLEFDDERSGGFEPLRFVSDDKKVVLGLITTKSPVLESEELIKERIRQAAEYVPLERLYLSPQCGFASCEIGNKLTEEEQWAKLALVKKIASATWKE; this is encoded by the coding sequence ATGAGTAAGAATGCACCGTTTCGATATGATTTTGTAGGAAGTTTTTTAAGACCTGCACAGTTAAAGCAGGCGAGAGCAGATTTTGAGAGTGGAAAAATATCGGAGAAACAATTGGAAGAAGTTGAGAATGAGGCGATTCGTGATCTGGTAGAAAAACAAAAGGCAGCAGGATATCATGTGATCACCGATGGAGAATTTCGCAGAAGCTACTGGCATTTGGATTTTATGTGGGGATTAAATGGAGTTGAGCATATTGAGCTGGATCATGGATATTTCTTCCATGGAGAAGAGACTACGCACGGCTCCGTTGCTGTGAGCGGAAAGATCAGTGGAGAGGGTCACCCGTTTGTAGAACATTTTAAATTTGTGAAACAATTTGAAGATGAAAACACAGTGGCAAGACAGACGATTCCTGCCCCGGCGCAGCTGCTGGCAGAGCTATTTCGAGAAGAAAATGGAAAAAATACAGTGAAATTTTATCCAGATGAGGAAGTGCTCATTCAGGATATTGCGAAAGCATATCGCACTGTGATCAAAGAACTTTATGAAGCAGGCTGCAGAAATATTCAATTTGACGATTGCACATGGGGTATGTTTTGTGATAAAAAATATTGGGAGGCAAGACAGCAGGATTGTGTTACAATAGAAAGCGAGGCAGAAAAATATCTTCGCCTGAACAACCTTGCGATTGAGGGAAGACCAGAGGATCTTGTGATTACAACTCATGTATGCCGGGGAAACTACCATTCTACCTGGGCATCATCAGGCGGGTATGAGCCAGTGGCAAAATATCTGTTTGCAAATGAGAACGTGGACGCATATTATCTGGAGTTTGACGATGAGCGCTCGGGAGGATTTGAGCCGCTTAGATTTGTTTCAGATGATAAAAAAGTTGTTCTTGGGCTTATTACAACAAAATCACCGGTTCTTGAGAGCGAAGAGCTAATCAAAGAAAGAATTCGGCAGGCGGCTGAGTATGTACCGCTGGAACGTCTGTACCTCAGTCC
- a CDS encoding LysR family transcriptional regulator, whose translation MTLQQLRYVAMVAEKGTMTEAATELYISQPSLTKSIRELEKELEIVIFERTNKGIVVSHEGEQFLAYARQVIEQADLLEEKYMHKSGRKQQFCVSTQHYSFAVNAFVDLIKEHGTAQYDFSLRETQTYEIIEDVAAMKSEIGILYLNDFNEKVLRKIMKVKELVFTELFVAKPHIFISNRHPLASRKSVTMEELHEYPYLSFEQGEHNSFYYSEEIFSTVQRIKNIRVRDRATLFNLLIGLDGYTVCSGVIDSELNGGNIVAVPLEKEGDMHIGYVSHQKSHFSRLGIAYIDALKRNIGENTELI comes from the coding sequence ATGACATTACAACAGTTGAGATATGTGGCGATGGTGGCGGAGAAGGGAACGATGACCGAAGCTGCAACAGAATTATATATATCACAGCCAAGTCTCACCAAATCAATTCGAGAGCTGGAAAAAGAGCTGGAAATTGTAATTTTTGAGCGAACAAACAAAGGGATTGTTGTCTCACATGAGGGGGAGCAGTTCTTGGCATATGCAAGACAGGTGATTGAACAGGCAGATCTTTTGGAAGAAAAGTATATGCATAAATCCGGCAGAAAGCAGCAGTTTTGTGTCTCCACACAGCACTATTCGTTTGCGGTGAATGCGTTTGTGGACTTGATCAAGGAGCATGGAACCGCCCAATATGATTTTTCTCTTCGGGAAACACAGACATATGAGATTATAGAAGATGTCGCGGCGATGAAAAGTGAGATAGGGATTCTGTATCTGAATGATTTTAATGAAAAAGTGCTGCGAAAAATTATGAAGGTAAAGGAACTTGTGTTTACAGAACTGTTTGTTGCAAAGCCGCATATTTTTATAAGCAACAGACATCCGCTGGCGAGTCGAAAATCTGTGACAATGGAAGAGCTTCATGAGTATCCATATCTTTCGTTTGAACAGGGAGAACATAATTCCTTTTACTATTCGGAGGAGATTTTCAGTACAGTACAGAGGATAAAAAATATCCGGGTGCGTGACAGAGCGACACTGTTTAACCTGCTGATTGGGTTGGACGGATATACTGTCTGCAGCGGAGTGATCGATTCGGAGCTGAACGGGGGAAATATTGTTGCAGTGCCGCTTGAAAAAGAGGGGGATATGCATATCGGATATGTGAGCCATCAGAAGTCACATTTCAGCCGTTTAGGAATAGCATATATAGATGCACTCAAACGAAATATCGGCGAAAATACAGAGTTGATATAA
- a CDS encoding PHP domain-containing protein, which produces MFIDMHMHESTFSKDSFLKLDEMVELAKERGLGAICITDHDDMGLKEYAKEYSEKTGFPIFVGIEFFSLQGDIVALGIEEYPKERVDAQKFIDIVKEQGGICFSAHPFRNNNRGLEENLRIVKGLDGVEVLNGSTLPEANKKAADYARELGLVTVGSSDCHIPGKIGFFATYFPEEVRTMEDLIRVFKSGKCKPAYYWNGEYKIWDMETPIHKPFEIER; this is translated from the coding sequence ATGTTTATAGATATGCACATGCACGAATCGACATTTTCAAAAGATAGCTTTTTAAAATTGGATGAGATGGTGGAGCTTGCAAAGGAGCGGGGACTTGGAGCAATCTGCATTACAGATCACGATGATATGGGATTGAAAGAGTACGCAAAAGAATATTCGGAAAAAACCGGTTTTCCGATTTTTGTGGGAATTGAATTTTTTTCTCTGCAGGGGGATATCGTGGCTTTAGGAATCGAGGAATACCCGAAAGAGCGGGTGGATGCACAGAAGTTTATCGATATTGTGAAAGAGCAGGGTGGAATCTGTTTTAGTGCACATCCGTTTCGCAATAATAACCGGGGATTGGAAGAAAATCTGAGAATTGTAAAGGGACTGGACGGTGTTGAGGTGCTCAACGGAAGTACACTTCCTGAGGCAAACAAAAAAGCGGCAGATTATGCAAGAGAACTTGGACTGGTCACTGTTGGCTCAAGCGACTGTCATATACCGGGAAAGATCGGCTTTTTTGCAACTTATTTTCCGGAGGAGGTGCGCACGATGGAAGACCTGATTCGTGTGTTTAAAAGTGGTAAGTGTAAGCCGGCTTACTACTGGAATGGAGAATACAAAATATGGGATATGGAAACACCGATTCACAAACCATTTGAGATTGAAAGATAA